Within the uncultured Campylobacter sp. genome, the region AAGGAATTTTAGAATTCCGCATAAGGCAAATTTACAAAAATCTCGTTAAAAATATGGAATTTCGTGAAAATTCCGCAAAATTCTAAAATTTTACCGCAGCGGCGTCCATCGCGCGCATTAGATTTAGCATTTGAGCGTGTTCGAAAACATCGTGCGTGCGGATGATCGCGGCACCGTTTAAAGCGGCGATCTGATGCAGATACAGCGAGCCTGCGAGCCTGTCCGCGACCGCAGAGGGGCTGTAAAAATCGATAACGCTCTTTCTGCTCGCGCCCACGAGCAGCGGGCAGCCGAAGTGCAAGAAATGCTGCAAATTTTTAATCAGCACCAAATTTTGCTCGGCGGTCTTGCCAAAGCCGATGCCCACGTCAAGGATGATCTTTTTAAGCCCCGCGCTTCGCAGCTGCTGCAAATTCTGCGCAAAAAATTCATCGATCTCGCCCATCAGATCGTCATATTTTGGCGCAAGCTGCATATTTTGCGGATTTCCCTGCATATGCATCAGCACGTAAGCGGCGTCGTAGCGAAGCGCAAGCGGAGCAAGAGCGAGGTTTGCGCTGATGTCGTTGATGATGCTAAAGCCCCGATCTAGCGCAAATTCCAAACAATACTCATCAAAGCTGTCGAGGCTAAATTTTGCCCTTTCGTGCAGACGCAGGCGATAAATTTCGCTCAGCACGTCCTTTATGCGCGCAAACTCCTCATCCCTGCCGCAGTACTGGCTGCCCGGGCGTGAGCTCACGCCGCCGATGTCGATGATAGCGGCGCCCTGCTCGATCATCTTTTCGATCTTATTGGTCGCCTCTTTTAAGCTTGCCGCGCGGCTTGCGGGGTTGAAGCTATCGGAGTTGATGTTTACTACGCCCATTATTTCGCAGCTTTGCGGCTTAGCAAATTTCTCGCTTAGAAATTTCGCGAGCTCTTTTAGCCCGAAATCCTGCAGTGCTTCTTTTTGCACCAAAACTTCGATCTGACGGTCATTTGCGATCAAAACCGCATCCGTATCGTCGCGCCCTAGGATCACTCCTTCGTTGCACGCAAGCTCGGCGCCGATACTAAGGGCATCTTGCTTTAAAATATTCGCCGCGGGCGCTCGCAAATTTTTTAGATAGAAAAAGTTTAGGCGCGATTTTTTCTGCATTATCGCCCGTCCTGCATTTCGCACGCCGATGCGCTCGCAAATCAGCGCAAAGTCGGCATCGTTTGAAATTTTATAAATTTTCATCTTTTTTCTCCTCGATCATCAACAGTAACGGAGTAAGCACGGCATGAGCTTTGGCGTTATGCTCGGCAAGATAACTCAAGCGGTCAATCCGCTGCAGCTCATCGCCGCTTAGCCTGACGCCCGCTTCGAAGCACTCTAGCGCGATCTCGCCGATGAGTGCTTTTAGCGCCGTTTTATCCAGCTCGCCCTTACGCTCCAGCGCAATCTGCGCGTCGATAAACTCCACCGCTTCCTTTAGGCTGAGCCTGGTTAAGTTTAGCCCGGTGCGGTATCTGGGCTTTCGCACGCAGAGGTTTTGCACGATCAGGCGCGAGCGGATGGTGGGCAGCAGGGCGTTGATGAAGGGGGTGATCAGGAAAAACACCGTGTTTTTAGGCGGCTCCTCTAAAATTTTAAGCAGAGCGTTTTGCGCCTCCTCGCCGAATTTCGTAGCGGCGATGACGATGATCTTATCCTCGCGCTCGGCGACATAGGCTTCGTCTATGATCTTTCGCGCCTCGTCGATCTTAAGCTCGACGCTTTCGAAAAACCTTAAATTTTTGCGCGGAATTTCGGCTAAAATTTTATCTTTAAAGCCCTCATAATCGCCCGTTAAAACGATCTGATTTATGATTTTCAAAGCACCACTTCGTCAAAAAGCACGGCGTCGATGCTTTTATCTAAAATTTTAAAAAGCTGGATAAGTTTTAGATCCAGGCTAGGATCACTCTCGCTCATGTAAAAGCTGTTTTGCAGCCTCTCGTCGATGAGCCACAGATAGCTGTCCTCGTGGCTTTTGGCGATTTTGGCTAGCGGATGGTTGCCGTTACCGATGTAAAAATATATAAAGCCGTTGGCAAACGCGAGGCTTAGCATATCGTTTAGCAGCAGCGCGTCCTCCAGGCTATTTACGCCGCCGCGGTAGAGCGAACGCAGCGAAAAAAACGGCAGCAGCGGGCGAGAGTTGGTCGATGAGTTGATCTTTTTTATGATGTATTCGCTAAACCAGCTTCGCTCATCATCGCAGATGACGATGAAAGCAAAGCCGTCGTGGAGAAATTTGAGCTTTGATGCTAAAAGCGGAGTCCAGTCCTCCTTGCGATTCTCGAGCCACTCAAGTCCGGGCTCGGAGCGCATCGCCGTGACGCTCCAAGTGTGCAGATCCTGCATTATTTATCCAAATCGTAGGCTTTATGCAGCGCGCGCACGGCAAGCTCGCCGTATTTGGCCTCTACGATCATCGAAATTTTAATCTCGCTCGTGGAGATCATCTGGATATTTATCCCTTCGTCCGCGAGCGTCTTAAACGCCTTGCTGGCTATACCGCTGTGGCTTTTCATACCAACG harbors:
- the folP gene encoding dihydropteroate synthase; translation: MKIYKISNDADFALICERIGVRNAGRAIMQKKSRLNFFYLKNLRAPAANILKQDALSIGAELACNEGVILGRDDTDAVLIANDRQIEVLVQKEALQDFGLKELAKFLSEKFAKPQSCEIMGVVNINSDSFNPASRAASLKEATNKIEKMIEQGAAIIDIGGVSSRPGSQYCGRDEEFARIKDVLSEIYRLRLHERAKFSLDSFDEYCLEFALDRGFSIINDISANLALAPLALRYDAAYVLMHMQGNPQNMQLAPKYDDLMGEIDEFFAQNLQQLRSAGLKKIILDVGIGFGKTAEQNLVLIKNLQHFLHFGCPLLVGASRKSVIDFYSPSAVADRLAGSLYLHQIAALNGAAIIRTHDVFEHAQMLNLMRAMDAAAVKF
- a CDS encoding HobA family DNA replication regulator, yielding MQDLHTWSVTAMRSEPGLEWLENRKEDWTPLLASKLKFLHDGFAFIVICDDERSWFSEYIIKKINSSTNSRPLLPFFSLRSLYRGGVNSLEDALLLNDMLSLAFANGFIYFYIGNGNHPLAKIAKSHEDSYLWLIDERLQNSFYMSESDPSLDLKLIQLFKILDKSIDAVLFDEVVL
- a CDS encoding DNA polymerase III subunit delta'; its protein translation is MKIINQIVLTGDYEGFKDKILAEIPRKNLRFFESVELKIDEARKIIDEAYVAEREDKIIVIAATKFGEEAQNALLKILEEPPKNTVFFLITPFINALLPTIRSRLIVQNLCVRKPRYRTGLNLTRLSLKEAVEFIDAQIALERKGELDKTALKALIGEIALECFEAGVRLSGDELQRIDRLSYLAEHNAKAHAVLTPLLLMIEEKKDENL